The Clostridium sp. AWRP genome has a window encoding:
- a CDS encoding flavodoxin — protein MQGKILVVYYSLEGNTRLIAETISKEISGDILEIKPKKSIDPHSKMRYFIGGKQAMTKEKPEILPYDINPEDYDLLFIGTPVWAWTFSPAIRSFFANTNLKGKKIALFSCNGGSNGKTFENMKEQLEGNEFLGEIEFKDPLKNDTEENIERAKKWCNSICK, from the coding sequence ATGCAAGGTAAGATTTTAGTTGTGTACTACTCACTTGAGGGAAACACAAGACTTATAGCTGAAACTATTTCAAAAGAGATATCCGGTGACATTTTAGAAATAAAGCCTAAAAAAAGTATAGATCCACACAGCAAAATGAGGTACTTCATAGGTGGAAAGCAGGCCATGACTAAGGAAAAGCCAGAGATTTTACCCTATGATATAAATCCTGAAGATTATGATCTTTTATTCATTGGAACTCCGGTTTGGGCATGGACTTTTTCACCAGCCATAAGGAGTTTTTTTGCCAATACAAATTTAAAAGGTAAGAAGATAGCTTTATTTAGCTGCAATGGTGGGAGCAATGGAAAAACTTTTGAAAATATGAAAGAGCAGCTTGAAGGTAACGAATTTCTAGGGGAAATTGAATTTAAAGATCCTCTTAAAAATGACACGGAAGAAAATATAGAAAGAGCTAAAAAATGGTGTAACAGTATTTGCAAATAA
- a CDS encoding cold-shock protein, with product MNGTVKWFNGEKGFGFITGEDGKDIFAHFSQINADGYKTLEEGQKVSYDEGQGQKGPQAENITVL from the coding sequence ATGAATGGTACAGTAAAATGGTTTAATGGAGAAAAAGGATTTGGATTTATTACAGGAGAAGATGGAAAAGATATTTTTGCGCATTTTTCTCAAATAAATGCAGATGGATATAAAACACTTGAAGAAGGTCAAAAAGTTTCTTATGACGAAGGTCAGGGACAAAAGGGACCTCAAGCAGAAAATATTACTGTTCTCTAA
- a CDS encoding PLP-dependent aminotransferase family protein, with translation MNYSKFSKRNNFVRPSEIREILKVTEKPEIISFAGGLPAPELFPVDELKNVCIKVLTECGEASLQYSTTEGYIPLREAICKRMEKLSIKTSMDNIIVTTGSQQALDLSGKVFIDEGDTIICESPTYLAAISAFKTYLPNFKEIPMDEEGMIMEELEKALNDNPNAKFIYTIPDFQNPTGRTMSLERRKRLVEIANKFDIVIIEDNPYGAIRFAGEELPPVKHFDTEGRVIYLSTFSKIFAPGLRLGWICADKSIIQKYVPFKQSADLHTDIFAQMITAKYMEMYDIEEHIQKIKEVYRHRRELMIQCIEKYFPKDIKHTLPDGGLFIWIQLPSNMDASDIFTKAIKNNVAFVAGESFFPNANFKNSFRLNYSNMPDDRIIEGIKRLGEVLKNK, from the coding sequence ATGAATTATAGTAAATTTTCAAAAAGAAATAATTTTGTTAGGCCTTCAGAAATACGTGAAATTTTAAAAGTTACAGAAAAACCTGAAATAATATCTTTTGCAGGAGGTCTGCCAGCACCAGAACTTTTTCCTGTTGATGAGCTAAAAAATGTATGCATAAAAGTTTTAACCGAATGCGGCGAAGCATCTCTTCAATACAGTACCACTGAAGGATATATCCCCTTAAGAGAAGCTATCTGTAAGAGAATGGAGAAACTAAGTATAAAAACATCTATGGATAACATAATAGTTACTACAGGTTCCCAACAGGCTTTAGACCTTTCAGGAAAAGTATTTATAGATGAAGGTGACACTATAATTTGTGAAAGTCCAACTTACCTTGCAGCTATCAGTGCTTTTAAAACCTATCTTCCAAACTTTAAAGAAATTCCTATGGATGAAGAAGGAATGATTATGGAAGAGCTTGAAAAGGCCCTTAATGATAATCCTAATGCAAAATTTATCTACACCATACCCGATTTTCAAAATCCAACTGGAAGAACTATGAGTCTTGAAAGGAGAAAAAGGCTAGTAGAAATAGCAAATAAATTTGATATAGTAATAATAGAAGACAACCCCTATGGTGCAATAAGATTTGCTGGAGAAGAGCTTCCACCGGTAAAGCATTTTGATACTGAAGGAAGAGTAATTTACTTAAGTACTTTTTCAAAGATATTTGCTCCTGGCTTAAGACTTGGCTGGATATGTGCAGATAAGAGTATTATTCAGAAATATGTTCCTTTTAAGCAAAGTGCAGATTTGCATACTGATATATTCGCACAAATGATTACTGCAAAATATATGGAAATGTATGATATAGAAGAACATATACAAAAAATCAAAGAAGTATACAGACACAGGAGAGAACTTATGATACAGTGTATAGAAAAGTATTTTCCTAAAGATATAAAACATACTCTTCCTGATGGCGGACTTTTCATATGGATTCAACTTCCTTCAAATATGGATGCTTCAGATATTTTTACTAAAGCAATAAAAAACAATGTGGCATTTGTAGCTGGAGAATCATTTTTTCCAAATGCTAATTTCAAAAATTCCTTTAGATTAAATTATTCAAACATGCCAGATGATAGGATTATAGAAGGAATTAAAAGATTAGGAGAAGTGCTTAAAAATAAATAA
- a CDS encoding PLP-dependent aminotransferase family protein, whose translation MRISIDKKSSIPIYVQIKNEIRNMIYSGMLPSNFLLPSERKLAEELSVSRSTVISAYEELKSLGLLESHKGKGTIVANNTKNKQLSIRNHTVPLSWYQFFDSNVSSANNHDIVDIINSVGGEKNISFSAGIADPSLHPLKDIVKLQKDLWESCGNDMLAYISSYGYYPLRESLSKLLKSRNISVSPKEIMILSGSMQGIDFIGRAFLSKGDVVIVEEPTFMSAIELFKLSGAKVIGVPMESDGINLDVLEILLNKYKPKFLYTVPTFQNPTSIVMSLEKRYKLLNLAYKYQLPIIEDDPYSEINYENIYLPSLKSLDTYGYVIYLSTFSKTMFSGMRVGWAAAPVQVIKKFALLKQMTDLHVNTASQYILDKFLRERLYEDHIKLICKEYMKKRDLMLSILEKNKSLGISFNLPKGGYYIWCKLPENISQTQLLLKCSKKGVSYAPGNVFYPEGSDGKSYMRLNYTFENAKNISIGLNKLMKSIAELLQNTNSSTVNQDNYWGKPII comes from the coding sequence ATGCGCATTTCTATAGACAAAAAAAGCTCCATACCAATTTACGTACAAATTAAAAATGAAATAAGAAATATGATTTACTCTGGTATGCTTCCATCAAATTTTTTACTTCCATCTGAGCGCAAACTTGCAGAAGAGCTTAGCGTGAGCAGAAGTACAGTAATTAGTGCTTATGAAGAATTGAAATCTTTAGGTTTATTAGAGTCCCACAAAGGAAAAGGAACTATAGTGGCAAATAACACAAAAAATAAGCAGTTAAGCATTAGAAATCATACTGTACCGCTTTCATGGTATCAATTTTTCGATTCAAATGTAAGTTCCGCTAATAATCATGACATTGTTGACATAATAAATTCAGTAGGAGGAGAAAAAAATATATCTTTTTCAGCTGGTATTGCAGATCCAAGTTTGCATCCTCTTAAGGACATAGTAAAATTGCAAAAAGACTTATGGGAAAGTTGTGGAAATGATATGCTAGCTTATATTTCTTCTTATGGATATTATCCCCTTAGGGAAAGCTTGAGCAAATTACTAAAATCAAGAAACATATCTGTTTCTCCTAAGGAAATAATGATACTTTCAGGCTCTATGCAGGGAATAGATTTTATTGGAAGAGCCTTTCTAAGTAAAGGAGATGTGGTTATAGTAGAAGAACCTACATTTATGAGTGCAATTGAACTATTTAAATTGTCAGGAGCAAAAGTTATAGGAGTTCCTATGGAAAGTGATGGTATAAACTTAGATGTGCTTGAAATTTTACTAAATAAATATAAGCCTAAATTTTTATACACAGTACCTACTTTTCAAAATCCAACTTCAATAGTTATGAGTTTAGAAAAAAGATACAAGCTGCTAAATTTGGCATATAAATATCAGCTTCCAATTATCGAAGATGACCCTTACAGTGAAATAAACTATGAGAATATATACTTGCCATCTTTAAAATCCCTAGATACATATGGCTATGTCATATATTTAAGTACATTTTCTAAAACTATGTTTTCAGGTATGCGTGTTGGATGGGCTGCTGCACCTGTACAAGTAATAAAAAAGTTTGCTCTATTAAAGCAAATGACAGATCTTCACGTTAACACAGCTTCACAGTATATATTAGATAAATTTTTACGGGAAAGATTGTATGAAGATCATATAAAGCTAATATGCAAAGAATATATGAAAAAAAGGGATTTAATGCTCAGCATACTTGAAAAAAATAAATCTCTTGGTATTAGTTTTAATCTTCCTAAAGGTGGTTATTACATTTGGTGCAAGCTTCCTGAAAATATTTCACAAACACAATTATTATTAAAATGCTCTAAGAAAGGTGTTTCCTATGCTCCAGGGAATGTATTCTACCCTGAAGGAAGCGATGGTAAAAGCTATATGAGACTAAATTACACTTTCGAGAATGCAAAAAATATAAGTATTGGATTAAATAAGCTTATGAAATCTATAGCAGAACTGCTTCAAAATACAAATTCTTCAACAGTTAACCAGGATAATTATTGGGGAAAACCTATTATATAA
- a CDS encoding site-2 protease family protein, whose amino-acid sequence MFGKTKSKNENQSVNNLYTEIKGDNVPYKADANDEFTENSSVTSPILKKIKSKKSKIGILGIIGAFLLKFKGALIFFAKFKFLVVLLKLSKIFYTLGSMILAIFIYASMYGVVFGVGFILLLFAHEMGHYAAAKKIHLPVSTPIFIPFVGALISMKEMPKTAKDEAFMAAAGPAAGSIAALLCVPIYLLTHNNVFLALAYTGFFMNLFNLVPIHPLDGGRIATAITPKLWFVGIPVFALACIKFFNPVLIIFLILGIVELYKYYKNPQKEYYEMKPSTRIVFTLVYFGLVAILGASSEYIHAFIPLTHQ is encoded by the coding sequence ATGTTTGGTAAGACTAAATCAAAAAACGAAAACCAATCTGTAAATAATCTATATACTGAAATCAAGGGAGATAATGTGCCTTATAAAGCAGATGCTAATGATGAATTCACAGAAAATTCAAGTGTAACGTCTCCTATACTAAAAAAGATAAAGTCAAAAAAAAGTAAAATTGGGATTTTGGGAATAATAGGAGCTTTTCTTTTAAAATTTAAAGGTGCATTAATATTTTTTGCGAAATTCAAATTCTTAGTTGTACTACTTAAACTAAGTAAAATATTTTATACACTAGGTTCTATGATATTAGCTATTTTTATATACGCCAGCATGTACGGTGTTGTTTTTGGAGTAGGCTTTATACTTTTATTGTTTGCCCACGAGATGGGGCACTACGCAGCTGCTAAAAAAATTCATCTTCCTGTTTCAACTCCAATATTTATACCCTTTGTTGGTGCACTCATATCAATGAAGGAAATGCCTAAAACTGCAAAAGATGAAGCTTTTATGGCTGCAGCAGGACCAGCTGCAGGCAGCATTGCCGCCCTACTTTGTGTACCTATTTATCTTTTAACTCACAATAATGTTTTCTTAGCACTAGCATATACAGGATTTTTTATGAATTTATTTAATCTAGTACCTATTCATCCCCTAGATGGTGGTAGAATTGCTACAGCTATAACGCCTAAGTTATGGTTTGTCGGTATTCCTGTTTTTGCTTTGGCTTGTATAAAATTTTTCAACCCTGTGCTAATCATATTTTTAATTTTAGGGATTGTAGAATTGTACAAGTATTATAAAAACCCTCAAAAGGAATATTATGAAATGAAACCCTCAACAAGAATTGTATTTACTTTAGTTTATTTTGGATTAGTAGCAATTCTTGGTGCAAGCAGTGAATATATTCATGCTTTTATCCCTTTAACCCATCAATGA
- a CDS encoding HAMP domain-containing sensor histidine kinase — MKVKIVGIQTKFVVSFIFSLIVSFFIYIVLYSSYINFESQKYPYKFQNYNYSFSKLTYITRNICLNINDVHFNNKSQYKSVLSKYETEYSKYKLGFIVTDPQDKILYNSSKLPGNPNLEKTYSDFLKYFDHTKNITMYHDYIFKTSIKTGDHISILWITASPVNIPHDSIGTLEGFKNVVILLFICMLLFFLITRHRMKYINEICCGIQTIANKNLNFKIHQKGHDELSEISKNINLMADKIKEKIKNERKIEASKNMLITNVAHDIRSPLTSIIGFLQIVENNEYKSKEEMQRFINISLKKAETMKKLTDNLFMFTKLNGSDLKLHLSTVCLNELIYQLIDEFSITFENSKLKIVDNICAENIMVTIDINLFVRALNNLMYNALKYSTKPSDVKVSLTQCDKNAVISISNNCKNLNTKNVNMVFEKFYRADKSRTNPDEGSGLGLSITKSIIERHSGKIWANYDEGTITFTISLPD, encoded by the coding sequence TTGAAAGTTAAAATAGTTGGAATTCAAACTAAATTTGTAGTTTCATTTATATTTTCGCTAATTGTAAGTTTTTTTATATATATTGTCTTGTATTCATCATACATAAATTTTGAATCTCAAAAGTATCCTTATAAGTTTCAAAACTACAACTATAGTTTTAGCAAATTAACTTATATAACCAGAAATATATGTTTAAATATAAATGACGTACATTTCAATAATAAATCCCAATATAAATCTGTATTATCAAAATATGAAACTGAATATTCAAAATATAAGCTTGGCTTTATTGTAACCGATCCCCAAGACAAGATTTTATATAATTCATCGAAGCTTCCTGGAAATCCAAATCTTGAAAAAACATACTCTGACTTTTTAAAATATTTTGACCATACAAAAAATATAACTATGTATCATGATTATATTTTCAAAACTTCTATAAAAACAGGTGACCATATTTCCATACTTTGGATTACTGCATCTCCTGTAAATATACCTCATGATTCTATAGGAACTCTAGAAGGATTTAAAAATGTTGTAATTTTACTTTTCATTTGTATGCTGCTATTTTTCCTTATAACCCGTCACAGGATGAAGTACATAAATGAGATATGCTGCGGTATACAGACCATTGCAAATAAAAATTTAAATTTTAAAATACACCAAAAAGGTCATGATGAACTATCTGAGATATCTAAAAATATAAACCTTATGGCAGACAAGATAAAGGAAAAAATTAAAAACGAGAGAAAAATTGAAGCTTCCAAAAATATGCTTATAACAAATGTGGCTCATGACATAAGAAGTCCTCTTACAAGTATAATTGGTTTTTTGCAAATTGTAGAAAATAATGAATATAAGTCAAAAGAAGAAATGCAAAGATTTATAAATATATCATTAAAGAAAGCTGAAACCATGAAAAAACTTACGGATAACCTATTTATGTTCACAAAACTAAACGGCAGTGATTTAAAATTACATTTATCCACAGTATGCTTAAATGAACTCATTTACCAGTTAATTGATGAATTTTCAATTACTTTTGAAAATTCAAAGTTAAAAATTGTAGATAACATATGTGCTGAAAATATAATGGTCACAATTGACATCAATTTATTTGTGAGGGCTTTAAATAATCTAATGTACAATGCTCTAAAATACAGTACCAAACCTTCAGATGTGAAAGTATCTTTAACCCAATGTGATAAAAATGCTGTAATCAGTATAAGCAATAACTGTAAAAATTTAAATACAAAAAATGTGAATATGGTATTTGAAAAGTTTTATAGAGCGGATAAGTCTCGTACAAATCCTGATGAAGGCTCAGGATTGGGTCTTTCTATAACAAAAAGTATAATTGAAAGGCATAGTGGCAAGATATGGGCAAATTATGATGAAGGCACAATTACTTTTACAATATCACTACCAGATTAG
- a CDS encoding response regulator transcription factor, with protein MDKNVVLIVDDDENIREILTIILKNQDIASLCAKDGIEALGILKNNKIDLILLDVMMPRMDGMMACMKIRENLNLPIIILSAKIDDADKIMGLTIGADDYISKPFNPMLLIAKINSHLRRYKEFNSNFHGNSKLIKIQDMLLDTDKHIVKIDDNEINLTPREFEILDFLAKNKDNVLSIKQIYENVWKEPYMEFDRTVTVHIRRLRQKLKKDYIKTVWGVGYKIES; from the coding sequence ATGGACAAAAATGTAGTTTTAATTGTAGACGACGATGAAAATATAAGAGAGATTTTAACTATAATATTAAAAAATCAAGACATAGCTTCCCTATGTGCAAAAGATGGAATTGAAGCCCTGGGAATTTTAAAAAACAATAAAATAGATTTGATACTTTTAGATGTTATGATGCCAAGGATGGACGGTATGATGGCATGTATGAAAATACGGGAAAACTTAAATTTACCTATTATAATATTGTCTGCTAAAATTGATGATGCTGATAAAATAATGGGGCTTACCATTGGGGCTGATGATTATATCTCAAAACCTTTTAATCCAATGCTCTTAATTGCAAAGATAAACTCCCATCTAAGAAGATACAAAGAATTTAATTCAAACTTTCATGGAAATTCAAAGTTGATTAAAATTCAGGACATGCTTCTGGATACAGATAAGCACATTGTAAAAATAGATGACAATGAGATAAATTTGACCCCACGTGAATTTGAAATTTTAGATTTTCTTGCAAAGAACAAGGACAATGTGCTTAGCATAAAGCAAATATACGAAAACGTATGGAAGGAACCTTACATGGAATTTGACAGGACAGTTACAGTACACATAAGAAGATTAAGGCAAAAACTAAAAAAAGATTATATAAAAACTGTATGGGGAGTTGGGTATAAAATTGAAAGTTAA
- a CDS encoding ABC transporter ATP-binding protein, with translation MNFLEVLKLENLSKTIGKREIVKNLNLSVKEGEIFGFLGPNGAGKTTTIKMIVGFLKPTGGKIYINGKEIKDNRISYISNIAAMVEAPDMYPYLTGFQNLKQLSRIDRNVSESDINEAVKLAGLSDRINDKIKKYSLGMKQRLGIAQVIMGNKKIWILDEPTNGLDPSGMIHFRNLFKKYSREKKVTIFISSHILGEMESMCDRVAFLNEGEIKGIEDVNNMKGNLEKRYLEVVGGEEEDDFPNN, from the coding sequence GTGAATTTCTTGGAAGTATTGAAATTGGAAAATCTATCAAAGACTATAGGAAAGAGAGAAATTGTGAAAAATTTAAATTTAAGTGTAAAGGAAGGTGAAATCTTTGGATTTTTAGGGCCCAATGGTGCAGGAAAAACCACAACTATAAAGATGATTGTTGGATTTTTAAAACCTACTGGCGGCAAAATTTATATAAATGGGAAAGAAATCAAAGATAATAGGATAAGCTATATAAGCAATATTGCAGCTATGGTTGAAGCACCGGATATGTATCCATATTTAACTGGATTTCAAAATTTAAAGCAGTTGTCAAGGATTGATAGAAACGTTAGTGAATCCGATATAAATGAAGCTGTAAAATTAGCTGGATTAAGTGACAGAATAAATGACAAAATTAAGAAGTATTCCCTTGGAATGAAACAAAGGCTTGGTATTGCACAGGTTATCATGGGAAACAAAAAGATATGGATACTGGACGAACCAACTAATGGACTAGATCCAAGCGGAATGATTCATTTTAGAAATTTGTTTAAAAAATATTCTAGAGAAAAGAAAGTTACCATATTTATATCATCCCACATACTTGGCGAAATGGAATCCATGTGTGATAGGGTTGCATTTTTAAATGAAGGTGAAATTAAGGGAATAGAAGATGTAAATAATATGAAGGGAAATCTTGAAAAAAGATATCTTGAAGTTGTAGGAGGAGAAGAAGAAGATGATTTTCCCAATAATTAA
- a CDS encoding ABC transporter permease subunit, whose protein sequence is MIFPIIKNEIIKIFYRKKFLICSIILLLVAVFSVLAVNSENGERGLQKDKSIEQYYKDQKKLVKDKAKIAEIQTHIDNIDKMVKDYEFQKTHPLAWKDTLKKDVKLMESVDDSKMEDARRERRKGEIAYDKYLLENNIKPINHIKATGYVLFNDYSLILDYGMIVIFLVAVFMTVDSVSSEYAPPTLKLLLLRPVTKTKLLLGKFLACAISSSALVVIFNLIFFLFGEIVYGFDSFKYPVPIEPAFKHSSIQNMDLHKFISVIPGTSSIMPLYKFLIEFMILQIVFIIAAASFCILISTLIKNNAAAASIAILFGVAYMILSKIPALSDKSDIMPAFFIALGSSGSIITRRIVQDTGAYYINTLSASLIMIAWSILFLGLSIIIAEKREEYI, encoded by the coding sequence ATGATTTTCCCAATAATTAAAAACGAGATCATTAAGATATTTTATAGAAAGAAATTTTTAATATGTTCTATTATATTACTGCTTGTAGCTGTATTTTCAGTATTAGCTGTGAATAGCGAAAATGGAGAGAGGGGACTGCAAAAAGACAAAAGTATAGAGCAATACTATAAAGATCAAAAAAAGTTAGTAAAGGATAAAGCAAAAATTGCTGAAATCCAAACACATATCGATAACATTGATAAAATGGTAAAAGATTATGAATTTCAAAAAACACATCCACTAGCCTGGAAAGATACTTTAAAAAAGGATGTAAAACTTATGGAAAGTGTTGATGATAGTAAAATGGAGGATGCTAGAAGGGAAAGGAGAAAAGGTGAAATTGCCTACGATAAATATTTATTGGAAAATAACATAAAGCCAATTAACCATATTAAAGCTACAGGATATGTATTGTTTAATGATTACAGCCTTATTTTGGATTATGGCATGATAGTGATATTTTTAGTAGCAGTGTTTATGACAGTAGACAGTGTTTCAAGTGAATACGCACCACCTACATTAAAGCTTTTGCTTTTAAGACCTGTTACAAAGACAAAACTTCTACTTGGCAAGTTTTTAGCTTGTGCTATTTCAAGTTCTGCACTTGTAGTGATTTTCAATTTGATATTTTTTTTGTTTGGAGAAATTGTATATGGTTTTGACAGCTTCAAATATCCAGTTCCTATAGAACCTGCATTTAAACACAGCAGTATACAAAACATGGACTTGCATAAATTTATATCTGTCATTCCAGGCACGTCAAGTATTATGCCTCTTTATAAATTTTTAATTGAATTTATGATATTACAGATAGTTTTTATAATTGCAGCTGCAAGTTTTTGTATTTTAATATCTACTTTAATTAAAAACAATGCAGCAGCGGCATCAATAGCCATACTATTTGGAGTAGCTTACATGATACTTTCAAAAATTCCTGCATTATCTGATAAGTCAGATATTATGCCAGCATTTTTTATAGCTCTTGGCAGTTCTGGAAGTATAATAACAAGACGAATTGTACAAGATACGGGGGCATACTACATAAATACTTTATCTGCAAGCTTGATAATGATTGCATGGTCTATATTATTTTTAGGATTAAGTATAATTATAGCAGAAAAAAGAGAAGAGTATATCTAG
- a CDS encoding glycosyltransferase family 4 protein, whose product MPVINMLSSAEQVKGQGVLSAYVEQVNLVRKELKDSYEVKVNAFKLCDIMHYHTIDFKFFLSIPFAKLLGTSVAYVHFVPETIDNSLKLPYIIKKIFYKYIILFYKSVDYLVVVNPYFIDTLKKYNIEGEKVVYIPNFVSEDNFFKYEKEKVKKIKQELDIPLKKFVVLGVGQVQNRKGILDFIEVAKKLPQIQFIWAGGFSFGVITDGYKELKKVVENPPKNVRFLGIIDRENMNDIYNIADIMFLPSYNELFPMSVLEAMALKIPVLLRDLDIYHNILFDDYLKGKNIDEFVKCIERLQDKGESYRTWCERSWKCHKFYSKEYILNTWKQFYDKIYYEKNKRRKLKGNLNEK is encoded by the coding sequence ATGCCTGTTATTAATATGCTCTCTTCTGCAGAACAAGTAAAAGGTCAGGGGGTGTTGTCTGCTTATGTTGAACAAGTTAATTTAGTTAGAAAGGAACTTAAGGATAGTTATGAGGTAAAAGTAAATGCTTTTAAATTATGTGACATTATGCACTATCATACCATTGATTTTAAGTTCTTTTTAAGTATACCTTTTGCAAAATTATTGGGTACAAGTGTTGCTTATGTTCATTTTGTTCCAGAGACTATAGATAATAGTTTAAAATTGCCGTATATCATAAAAAAGATATTTTACAAGTACATAATTTTGTTCTACAAAAGTGTAGATTACCTGGTAGTTGTGAATCCATATTTTATTGATACATTAAAAAAATACAATATAGAAGGGGAAAAAGTAGTATACATACCTAATTTTGTATCTGAAGACAACTTTTTTAAATATGAAAAGGAAAAAGTAAAAAAAATAAAGCAGGAGTTAGATATTCCACTTAAAAAATTTGTTGTTCTGGGAGTAGGTCAGGTACAGAACAGAAAGGGAATACTAGACTTTATTGAAGTTGCCAAAAAACTTCCACAAATTCAATTTATATGGGCAGGTGGTTTTTCTTTTGGTGTGATAACAGATGGGTATAAGGAATTAAAAAAGGTTGTAGAGAATCCACCTAAAAATGTAAGGTTTTTAGGTATCATTGATAGAGAAAATATGAATGATATTTATAATATTGCAGATATAATGTTTCTGCCTTCCTATAATGAGTTATTTCCAATGTCTGTTTTGGAAGCCATGGCACTTAAAATTCCTGTACTATTGAGGGATCTAGATATATACCATAACATTCTATTTGATGACTATTTGAAGGGAAAAAATATAGATGAATTTGTAAAATGTATAGAAAGATTACAGGATAAAGGTGAAAGTTATAGAACTTGGTGTGAAAGGTCATGGAAATGTCACAAGTTTTATTCTAAGGAATACATCTTAAATACGTGGAAGCAATTTTATGACAAGATATATTATGAGAAAAATAAGAGAAGAAAGCTTAAGGGAAACTTAAATGAAAAATAA
- a CDS encoding lysylphosphatidylglycerol synthase transmembrane domain-containing protein: MKNKRFNIIVVFISACIFFLFFIFTKGIHSMIKELKLLDIHWISLAVIAVILFWTFETMILYTVMKNLYFGEHLLFKSVKFQMVGQFFGAITPLGAGSHPSQLYAMTEAGMPAGLSGSILIIKFMIHEIVSIFYLIAALFFRFNYFNSKIKYFIYFAILGIVINAGVMLLAISIVINKKMTKAIINFIVKLLGKLHIMKDVKSKQGKIEDEIESFHKNALLVRKHIGMCFLTLIYSLFQWAFYFSIPYCIYRSFGFNSTDLWTIMSAQVFLTVFMTAIPLPGAEGGAEGGFYVIFNLFFKAKTVIALFVWRIITYYMSIIVSSIFILAFPNIRLKNDIIEQ, translated from the coding sequence ATGAAAAATAAGAGGTTTAATATAATTGTTGTATTTATTTCCGCCTGCATTTTTTTCTTATTTTTCATTTTTACAAAGGGCATCCATTCTATGATTAAGGAGTTAAAATTACTGGATATCCACTGGATATCTTTAGCTGTAATAGCTGTTATTCTATTTTGGACATTTGAAACAATGATTTTATATACTGTAATGAAAAATCTCTATTTTGGGGAGCATTTGCTTTTCAAATCAGTAAAATTTCAAATGGTTGGTCAATTTTTTGGTGCAATTACACCTTTAGGAGCAGGAAGTCACCCTTCTCAATTATATGCAATGACCGAAGCAGGAATGCCTGCAGGACTTTCTGGGTCTATATTGATAATAAAGTTTATGATACATGAAATAGTAAGCATATTTTATCTAATAGCAGCACTGTTTTTTAGGTTTAACTATTTTAATTCAAAAATTAAATATTTTATTTACTTTGCAATTCTTGGTATTGTGATTAACGCAGGAGTGATGCTGCTAGCAATATCAATTGTAATAAATAAAAAAATGACTAAGGCTATAATAAACTTTATTGTGAAATTGCTCGGAAAGCTTCATATTATGAAAGATGTGAAATCAAAACAAGGGAAAATTGAAGATGAAATAGAAAGTTTTCATAAAAATGCACTTTTAGTAAGAAAACACATAGGTATGTGTTTTCTTACTTTAATATATTCACTTTTTCAGTGGGCTTTTTATTTTAGTATTCCTTATTGTATTTATAGAAGTTTTGGGTTTAATTCTACAGACTTATGGACAATTATGTCTGCGCAGGTGTTTCTAACAGTATTTATGACTGCAATTCCTCTTCCAGGAGCAGAAGGAGGGGCAGAAGGGGGATTTTATGTAATTTTTAATTTATTTTTTAAAGCTAAAACCGTTATAGCTCTTTTTGTATGGAGGATAATTACTTATTACATGTCTATTATAGTGTCAAGCATATTTATTTTAGCATTTCCAAATATACGTTTAAAAAATGATATTATTGAACAGTAA